The region aagccAGGAGGAGCAGACCTCTCTTCACACTTTACATTCATTCTTCTACAGCTGAAAACCAAACACTCTGACCCACAGAATACTGATATTTACCCATATAGAGAGTGCCGACATAAAGACAAAggccacaagcacacacacacacacacacacacacacacacacacacacacacacacacacacacacacacacacacacacacacacacacacacacacacacacacacacacacacaaaacgcccCCTGTAGTATTTTCAGTAAGTATCTGAAATAGCAGGGGCACGTCAACATGCTTCACATGACTGAAAGCAGCTGCTGTGTGTGAATAGGATTTTTCATTCGGCAGGTGGGTAAACAATCGGACAAAATAGTGGCGGGAAACCCTGGTCGTCACCACATAATATGCCTATTCGCATCTCTGTCACGTCTATCACGAAGTCatttttcactttaatttgactATGAAATATTACAACGAAAATGGAATTAAAGAATGTAGCTAATGCTTTGAAACTTCAAACCCACAACATTGTTAAGTGTTTAATATAATTCAAATAAAGTAGAACTTTATTCATCCATCATTCAACCAGTAATCATATGGAAGTGAAACAAAGTGGCTATGGCTGCAGAAGGACATTTAAATGGGCTGCTCCTGCTGTAGGACTCCCGGGCCCTGCCCACCCAATTAAAGACATCCATCATGCGGGTTATCCCTATGTGTCGCAATTGGTAGCAGCATCCATCGctgtcaaacaaacacactgcatTAACAGCTAGAATAGATTTGATTTGATACCGTTTGATATCCTTTTGATTATGGCCTTCTTGCATGGCTGCAGAAACATCAAACGGTGACATGCAGTGCCGCGACGTGTAACGTAGGCTCCGAGTTATGTGTCAACAGTGACCTAAATCCAGGTGCATCAAATGATGCCAGGCAATGTTGGTCAGGAGCACCTCTTGTGTCTGATGAGGCCGCTGTGTAGGAGCGCGCACTGGCTTCCTGTACCGTTATGAGCAGCACGTCGGCAAATGCCGACCGACCTATCccttcaatattgaaatcaccaCCAGTCATCGTATTCACGTTATCACTAGCATTAACCACGAATTATGTATTTGACAGATATATATTTACTCGACCTAGCATAAAACAATAGCATCTTTAGCTTACCTTGCAGTGCCAAGCTCGCACCAGGCTTCGCTTGGCGGTGAGGTCCAATCCATGTATTCTTACAATTAATGGGCAACCTTGCGGGTAAAGCCCTGCTGTTAAATCACCCGTCCATTGGTAATTTTTGGAGATATCAAACATAGGAATAAATGCTAATGGCCGATAACAGCCACCACTAGCCTACCCTTTTGAGGAGACGTGGAGATGAGCGCCATGAAATAAAACAGATGCGGTGGGGGTATTCACAGATTGGCTCCTTTACGCCATACAGCCCCCCCTGCGGCGCAGCTGTCCCATCCTAGTGGGGAGTTCAGAGGTAAAACGAAACTGGGGTCCACGCCTCCCAtcgataatatatatttaaaaaaaaaaaaaaaaggttaatttATTAGGAGTATACCTTTTCAGTGTAAGAAGACGACCTCGTTGTTAGGCTACaaagataaaaaagaaaagaaaaagccaATTGTTTAATTTGTATGGAGCAATGAAGTCCTTACGTAAATAAACCATGAACATAGGACCTCATCATGGTCATGAATGACGCGCAATCATGACCGCATTAATGATATGATCAATAGTGTGACTTGAAATCTAAAGTCATTAGCACACCCTTATTGAAGTAGCCTAAATGAaggtaaaacattttttttcaatAGGCCTACAGATCAAAATAATGAAGATGCATCAATGTAACATTAAGTGCATGGGTAGCATTTTCTGAGTTTATGACAATCATACACTCTTTGTCTGTTTGCTATAAAAATGGCGGATTGTTTAATTTATTCGTATATATTCAACCAACATCAAGTATTGCCTAAAACCATTGCGTAGAATAGTCAGAGTTGTTCCTTGTACATTGCAAACTTAATGTATCTTCATAGCCATGAAGAAAAATTCAAGAAATCGTCTTATCAGATTTGTTTGAAGTGACCGCGTGCGTGCATCAGTTTGGAGGTAAATTGATCAGATGTAATACCCCTGAAGCCCACTGGATGTCGTGATATGACCAATTCATTCTCCACGAGACAAGCCTTCAAGCCCTTCGTCCATGTtttaaatttacatttttaggcctacatttagggcattacgcagacgcttttatccaaagcatcttACAAAAGGTAAATTTTTcataagaaggtgaaacaatatatcactgttggTAGAGCAAGGTTTTAAGCACAGCAATAATATGAGCAGTTAGACAGCGTAATATgaacattcaaaataaacatcCCCAGATCTAACTTTTTGCCCCGAACGCCACGCGTGGTCCTTTCCTGGCCGGTTTCGGCTCAACACCGTCCGATATGATCCAGATGGCAGGGGAGTATTCGTTGGCTTCCAGGACCACCTTGATCTGCTCGGCCCGGGCCATCTCTTCCAGCTCTGGAGAAGTCTCCGGACACCAGTCCGCCATGAACTTATCCTTGGCCTCACAAAAGTTCACCACCAGCTCCTCAGGCTGCTCTCCAAACAGCCAGTCTGGTCCAGGGAACGTAGAGAGAGGGCCGGGAGGTGAGGGGAACGGAGCGAGAAAGACAGTGAGGAGTAGAGTCAATAGCATTAGATGGTAGAACCCAATCTGTTCTACTGCATCATTCGTCCTTTAACAGAAAATTCATCTGAAGGGAATGTAAGTGAATTCAGATGTGTGTTTGGAGCAGGTATGACTGCAGACAAAGGGTTAATCAGACAGTGCTTTTTGGCTGGAATTCCAACACACATACCCTGCCCCAGCCCCATTATCTAACCAACTTATTGATATTCACACATTACAATTCAAGGGGTGTGGGTTGATTTGTTAGGGGACACAATAATTCAATAGCCATTTAAAGCACAGGTAAATACTGCTTGATATTTAAGTGGTGTCGTGCACTCCAACAGCATACCTGCAAAGTCATGAATGAGGTCTTTGATGAGGTGGCCGATGATGGCGTAGAGCACCCCGACCACCATGAAGGAGCCCATCAGCAGGTACAGCACGTGCTTGGGCAGGTAGATGGCGTCCCGGGCCGGGGGGACGTAGGTCTCAAAGTACACCGTCCCGTCGTCCTCCCGGTGGTGGACGTTCATACTGTCCTCTGTGACGTCCATGGCTGCTCAGCCCGCGGCAACAGAGGAGCACAGCACTGCTTCTGGGCAATGTTGAATGGAGACAAAATATAGGATAAATATATAGTACATTTTAATATTACATAAGGTACATGTATATACATTAATTCTTATAAAAATAGAAGTCCCATAGCAAATACAAAGGACATACATTTCtatgattatattatgttatgttaactAGCAGTCCCTTAGTAAGGATCCAggattcagaatcagaattacaaacagaaaactttattgatccccggggggaaATAGTTTCGTTCCAGGTGCTCCGTGCAAATAGAAATTACAAGCATAGACGATAAGATTATAGTAATGaaagtaatgaaaaaaatataacaaatataaGTAAGAATAAAGTAAGAAGTGGACATCTCTTAGTGGGTTATAATACTATGTTTACATTCTGTTTTATGTCAGATTATCAGAGGGAGGATTTATAGATTTATAGATTTTAGTGTTTTTTGTCCAACACAGTTTATTCCAACTTGTAATATTCGGTTGAGACAGATTCAATGCGGACTACATCCTCAAATAACCAACTAACTTATTATAGCGACTGCCTGAAGGTCCTGAATACATTCATGGAATGAAATGCATTAGTACCGACTTTAACAAGGGTTGCAAACAATTTGAGAACGACTCACCCTGATGTAGCGGTACTGCTATAGAGATCCTGTACAGCAGAACCGACAACGCTTCTTCTAATCCACTGAGTCACAAAACTGTACCACGGCTGTCTTCACTCATTACGCTGCGGTCACACTATGTACTACTGCTACTCACCAATTAAGCACAATTCAAATGTTCATGCACATATCTTCCACCTTCATTAGTTTCCTTGTGGtcattctgtgtctgtgtgggtgtaagGCTGGCTGTGGGGTAATGCAGGTGTAAGACAGATTAGCATGAGTGTGAGGTGAGCTACTCAAGGTCAGTAAAACAAATCTGTGAGCCGGGTTTATCAATGAGATAAAGAGCAATTATTTAAGCTGCGTAAAGCAATGAAAATCTATTTCTACATGTGCAGGTAAGCCCAAGATAGATCGGTTCATAATGTTCCCTCAAAAGGCCACGTGTTATGTTATGTCAATGAAGTTGAACTGATGGCCAACTATTGTAAAGCTGACTGACGTTTCTGCTTACCAAACAACAATCATTGCCATTTACAAATGGAGCTACTGCCCTTGAGACATCCGCACTAATATCTTGCATTTGGTTGACATCAACAGGTAAAAGAGATTAGAGTACACCAGACAGAAATGCACGTACACCATACACTACTGTTGGTCAATTCTTTACTggagaaatgcattgtgtgaCATCTCGATAACATTCCAGGATACGTTGATTAAAAGACACCTAACagcaatattttatttaaatatgatAACCTTTCTGGTTGACTCTCACAACAACTTATTTCACATTTATTGACCCGAACAAGTAATAATCACCACATTTTTTCCTCACATAATTTGAAACTGAACTACAATGTTTTCtagtagaaaaaaaataaaccactGGATTCTTCTTGAAACAGCTTTTCCTTTTTAAGGTGTGAAAATaggtgtgaaaaaataaatgtgaaatTAAATTAGAATGAGGTCTCATTTAGAAAATGGTTCAAGTTAAATTACCTTCAAGTGCTACTGCTTAGCACGATGCCCAGAATCTATTCTCGCATTTTAAGTACCAAGCCAGGGGAAGCCAAACCAAACTAAATGGCTGATAAATATCATGTTAGCATATTAACACTACATCAACGGTACAAGACAGAAGCAACCTTTATGTGTTAGATCATTACCATTTTGCGTTGACAAATGCCTGCAGTGGAGATCTGAACCAGTGAAATCAAACAAGAGACCCATTGCCACACCCTAACCCTCCCATAACTTAGAGAGATGTGCCATGAGGGAGGACTGGGCAGGAGAACACCACATTATGAGCAGATGTCCTTGTTTCTCTAGAGCTGCATGCCAAAGCGCTTCGCGGTGCAGGGCTAGCTCCTGCCTCCTCACACAGGCGAGACCCCGGCAGCAgcccctgtctctcctcccgctcctccacctcctccatctccacccgTCTGTGTATGCTAATGCAGTGCTCTTCCTCCACGTCCACGCCCTCAGCTTCTACGTCCTCGTCATCCAAAGTTTTGGGGCCAAGAACGCAgtctgtaaaaaagaaaaggaggaggaatAATCATgtttaattaatgttttatgAGTAATATTACAATGTCAATGTTCATATACTACCCAGAACATAATTACCCTGCCACTCATAACAACACATTTCAATCCTGTGTTGACCATGGCTTTAGCACTGTCAAGGGCAGGGATGGATTCTGGGGCCACCAATGCAAGGAAATCAGGGCAATCATGGCATTGCAAGACGggttggataaaagtgtccagCAAAATACAAGGATACACTCAACAgtagagttaaaaaaaaaaggaccagGGAGAGGGGACCACGGGTGCTCACAACATGGTACAAAAAGAGAAGCACCAGAACAAGAGACATTCAAAACTGAACTTCCAATTAGACCTTCCAAGGAGGAAACAACCACCGACTGTGGCTCCATTTGGGCCTGAGCCGTGCAGGGGCACTGAGGGGGTGATGATGACACACCAAGAGGTTGGAGTCCAGAGAAAGGGACACCGGGAACGGCAAACACGGGGGGAtacggaggagaggaggcggacATCGGTGGGACGGAGACTAGTTTTCATGTTTTCGGAGACACCACAACAACAGCCTCTTGGTGGGGTTACCTGCCAGGTCATGAATGAGGTCGTTAATCAGGTGGCCCACTATAGCGTAGGtggccaccagcaccagcaccaaccCCACCAGGATGTACGCCACGTAGCGCGGAAGAGCGATGGCGTCTCTGGCCGGGGGGATGTAGTCCATGAAGTAGGGCTCCTCCGTGGCCCTCTGGGAGATCTGGAGGAGCCTGCGGTGCTCCGGCACCACCAGCCGGGTGAGGTTGGCCACCAGGACCGCCCCACGGGACCCGGGGGCGGAAGTGGGTCGCAGCAGGTCCATGGTTAGGGCCCAGGAGGGTCCCGACTCAAAGAGTGTGTCGAGAGAGTGGCCTGATTCTTCCCCTTTCAATGGGGAAGTAGAACGGTACCAGGGCCGAGAGACCTGGACCTTTAGGGCAtttagagtctctctctctctctctctctctctctctctctctctctctttatttcatgCACTTTCTCTGCTGCTGCCTGATGAAATGTGTTCGGGTTGAAGAGAAATTGTTTTGCCCAGCTCCTTTTTACGTTGGAACTGCAAACACTTTGAAAGTAAGGGTGGAGAGTTGTTACTGTACATCTTGATTGAAACATGGTGCTGGCGTATGGCATGGAGGCGGATGGATGGTCAGGATGGAGCCTTGATGGAAGACGTCTTGTGAAGGTCTTTCAGTGACTACAGTATGTCATCGAGGAATATACAATCTGTGCCTACGAATGTGGATCAGCAGACTAGAATGTGATCCTTGTGCTAAGTGGGTCTAGGCTTTTGTCTAGACCCAAAACCCCCACAATTCTCCAAACAGGTCTTTGGGAGGGAGGGTTCGATCTACCTTCCTGTAGGGAatcagggggggggaggaggagggcgggtgGGGAGGGTACATAGGACAtcaggggggtgaggaggagggtccATAGGACACCacgggggtgaggggagggtcCATAAGACAccaggggggtgagggagagggcgggCTGGGGAGGGTCCATAAGACAccaggggggtgagggagagggcgggCTGGGGAGGGTCCATAAGACAccaggggggtgagggagagggcagTGCTATGAGGGTCCATAAGACAccaggggggtgagggagagggcagTGTTATGAGGGTATATGGGACAccaggggggtgagggagagggcagTGCTATGAGGGTATATGGGACAccaggggggtgagggagagggcagTGCTATGAGGGTATATGGGACAGGGAGGGCTAATAGGATTGAGGTTGTCATGGTGGAAGATATCAGCTTTCCATCGGCTGGGATTAGAGGTATGAGATGGGAGAGTTGGACAGTAATACGCTGGAAGAGGCTTAAGGATCTCCATGGCCAAGCTATAGGGATATACATCTTACGTATATGATAACCTTGGTTACATCATAAACacaccctgttgttgttttcacAAGAAATATGAATATTGATACAAAATACATATTAGATATTTATACCGACATATTTTGAattaaatatatacagtagACGTTGAATGAGTTATGGATAAAAATTGTATTATTACCCAGCATATTACAATGCCCAGCATAGTACAGTATCAGAGTATGAGAGGTTTGAGGGCAAATACAAGGAGCTGGAGTGGCAAATGCATCAACACAATTAGCGATTTACAATGAGGTGTGCACTTGGAAACATGTGGATGCAGAAGCATGGCGCCTAAAACACACAGGAATATGTTGTGGGAGATGTTTGAAGCGAGCGCATGGAGACTGTGATTACTGACCTGGGATCAGGACCTGAGGTGTCCGGTGCTTGGCTGGTGGGGTAAAACATAATTGCAAAGTTAGATCTCTATTAAGCTAGCAGTTCTGAAAGAAACCATGGACCAACCAGAAAGTGTTAAAGTCAGCAAAAGCGATGTATAcatgatataaatataaatccCGAAGAGTTAAAGAAAGATCTTGGTTACAGGAGGCGTAACCCACCGTAGTTAGCCTGTAACAGGCATGCCGCCGTGAAGTGTGAGAAAAGCTGAAAGACTAAATTCGGATGATTGTGCGATTCCCCCATTCCCCTGTTCCCTCGAAGGAAGACTCCTcttattcatcatcatcatcttcctcttccgtatctcccctctctcccttctcttcctcgTCTGCCACCTGCTTAGTTCTGAAACACATGTTGTAAATAATGTAGGTCCATTCAAACACGCCGAGGCTGACGTTAACGATGAGGATGAACCAGGACACTGGGTGTATGCCCCAATAGAAGGTATGTTCCACTATGTCTGGACGCAGCACCTCAGCACCTTCGCGCATAATAATTATACTCATACTGTGTTGTCAACCTAAAGATAAAGCTAAAAAGCAGTGAGAGTACTCCAAGCATTCGCCAGATCGGCTTGTGGGGAGAGTTAAGATGtcgctgttgttttttcactGCTGATGATGTTCTCTTGTAATCCCTGAGGAGATTTGAGGGACACTCATTACGGTATGGTCTCAAGCAAAGCCCCTGGACTGagtcagcagagagagagagtctttaGCGAACAGAACCCACTTTGTAACCAACAACCCCATTTTAAGTATGGACATTAGCTATAGAAGTGATCAAATGAGTGTGGATCAATTGAGAAGGAGACATTTGAAGAATTCAGCAATGGCTCTATTTCACATTGTTGAACGGTTTGCAATGAACCCCTGATGGCATTAAGAGAACATGAATCAGGCCTACCTGTTGGTGCGACTCCTGCCTCAGTTTGGCTGAAATCCTTCCATTCACTACAAACATAGAATATTGTAAACGATAACAAACTGGAAACTTGCCAATTTTGATgaaacaagaaaaacaaaaaaaacaaaagtccaCTGCCAAGCACTAAAATCAATTCTATGTTCTACAGGAAAGCTGCCTTGTGTTTTAGTCCCAGAAGGTATTCCTCATGCAGGGCTGACTGTGTCCTTGGGCTTGTCGTCTGCTTCGGCCATCCACCTCTGGTAGAAATCCCCGAACAGGAAAGCCCAAAAGACGACCGTCATGCTAGTGTTCACGGTGACGATGCCAATCATAAGAGGGTGCAGCATGGTGGCTAAGAGGGTGGGCACACTTCTCTGGTATACGGTGTGTCTGGTGGGTGTTGCGTGGCGGTGGTGCCTGGAAGCTATATGTGTTGGGTTAAATCACCTTTCATACTACACTCACTCTCCCCTACAGCCCTGAagtatccccctccccccctcccctcttcttcttATCTCCCTCACCAGCAAtatccctcccactccctcctgtGCTCCATAAGTCTATGGGTTTCAGTCGTGTAATCCTCTTCAGTTGCACTTTATTACAGAAGATAATGTTGTTTCTGGTGTAAATCACAAATGAGTCTCCTGATCTGTGAGATGTTATGTAGCTAATGGGTGTAATGAGTGCTCAGTTCATCTACAATGAGATGGAGAGAATCAACAGATATACAGTTCTCTCTCAAAGTACAATATAATCCAGAATTTAATCAAGAAGGTAGACATCAGATGGATTGCATTCTTAATCTTGGATCAACGAAAGCATCAGGTTCATTGTCAATCACAGAGACTATGGTTATGGATAGGATAGCCCATACAATTATGTTGGGCCCACATGAAAAGATTACAATTGGAAAGAAATGAGTTTCACTTATCGGTTTCACCACGGGGTGGCATCCTCCACAACAAAACAATCAGTGTTGCATTGGCACTGAACTCCCACGTGTGCAAAATCGGTGAACTTTGTAACCCACTCGTTTAGCCTAATAAAATCAACTACCGCATTGATTGTGTGCATGATTATCACGGGGCCTCATCATAGAAGTTTAGGCGACTGCTGCCACTTCTTTCACTTTACCTACAGTAGGTCCACACCGCCACAGGATTCGTCTATTGGCATCTAATATGCTAGTTTTTGTGGAACATAATTTTTAGTCGTAGATCATTATAAATACCCAAAGGTTCTGCAGGGTTAAGTAAGATGAGGCCACCGACTGAGATATCCGTTCTTCTACTGTCCCTCTTGGCCCCGGGGGTTCTGTATGCCATGAACAACATCCCTGCGCTTCAAAAGTAAGTGTTTTGTCTTTGTAATTGACTGAAAAGGGGTTAGTAGTTCAATAAGCTTTTGGTTAGTTATAGATGTAATACAACAATTTAATAACTTATCACATAGAATGGCAGGTTATGGGGTGATTATAGCCCACCATTATAGTCTATGTCCTGCAAAGGCTCTTATTTTGAATCTTCGAGTTATTTGccaaatataattaaaaacaatatgttcggcaaaaaaaagaagaaatataatttgtatttaaCAACATTGATTTGGCATTAATTACTTGGAAGAAATAGCTTAGGTCTATGCCAAACCATTTCGAACCACAATTAAATTGATCTTGCATTTAATTGGAGTACTTTATCAGTGTAACAAGGATTGGGAATTGGGACTGATATCGATAGCTCCTTCCAGGCCCCTGGGAATGCTGGGACTGGGGATGGTGGTCCTGGGATCAGTGCTTCTGCTGATACTCCTCTCAGTGAGACACAAGCAGAACATCGACCCGTTGTTCTATGgtacagacactcaaacacagagaAATGTACATTAGAACATTAATCATCTTGCTTGCTTTTATTGGGCAAACTTAATCTAAGTCGATGCTACTtgtggtgtctgtgtttgtgtgtagtctTTGCAGAGTTCTCGTTTACCTGTTTGATGGCCCTCACCAACGCGTTAGAGCAGGATGGTTTCATTAAGGGTTTCATGGGCTTCTACGTTAAGATGGTAGGTCAGTCTTCTTTTCCCTCTCATTAATTTTAATTCCATGTCAACATTTTCCTTCATTTGTCCTCATGTGTCGTTGCCCGTATGCTTGTACCTTAAACGTCCCAGAGAGAAGGAGGCCATTGATGTACTGATGGGTCGATCTGTTGTTCTCACAGGGGGAGCCCCATCTCAGCACAGCCTACTCAGTGCTGATGTGCTACTGGGATGGTGTGGTCCACTTTGTCGTCTTCCTCCTCATTATACACAGAATGTTCAAAGGGTAAACATGTCTTCAGTGTATTTTTTCTTCACTGctgctttattttatttatcgtTGGTCCAGTACTGACATCCTTTTATGAAACCTAACTATTGCCTATACCCTGTCTGCACAGGAAGTCTTATCGTGAGCTTGGTTTACTGTGGGCGGGATCTTCCATTGCCAACCAGCTGGTTTTGATTCCGGGAACGGTCGTTGGTGAGACCTGTATTCATCTATACTTAGACCTGTATTCATCTATACTTAGACCTGTATTGATCTGTACTCAGACCAGTATTCACCTTTACTCAGACCTGTATTAGTCTATACTCAGACCAGTATTCACCTGTACTCAGACCTGTATTAGTCTATACTCAGACCAGTATTCACCTGTACTCAGACTGTCCTTACAACAACATTATCATCATCAATTTCAAGCACTGCACCGATTTGAATAAATGGTTAATTTCCAGGTAAATACGGCTCGAACATTGGTCCTGCGTTCCTGAGGAACATCCCATTCTTCTTGGTGCCATTTTGGGCTGCCT is a window of Gadus macrocephalus chromosome 8, ASM3116895v1 DNA encoding:
- the LOC132463352 gene encoding uncharacterized protein LOC132463352 isoform X3 — its product is MDVTEDSMNVHHREDDGTVYFETYVPPARDAIYLPKHVLYLLMGSFMVVGVLYAIIGHLIKDLIHDFADWLFGEQPEELVVNFCEAKDKFMADWCPETSPELEEMARAEQIKVVLEANEYSPAIWIISDGVEPKPARKGPRVAFGAKS
- the LOC132463352 gene encoding uncharacterized protein LOC132463352 isoform X1, giving the protein MGESHNHPNLVFQLFSHFTAACLLQANYAKHRTPQVLIPGHSLDTLFESGPSWALTMDLLRPTSAPGSRGAVLVANLTRLVVPEHRRLLQISQRATEEPYFMDYIPPARDAIALPRYVAYILVGLVLVLVATYAIVGHLINDLIHDLADCVLGPKTLDDEDVEAEGVDVEEEHCISIHRRVEMEEVEEREERQGLLPGSRLCEEAGASPAPRSALACSSRETRTSAHNVVFSCPVLPHGTSL
- the LOC132463352 gene encoding uncharacterized protein LOC132463352 isoform X2; the protein is MEGFQPNLQLCFTPPAKHRTPQVLIPGHSLDTLFESGPSWALTMDLLRPTSAPGSRGAVLVANLTRLVVPEHRRLLQISQRATEEPYFMDYIPPARDAIALPRYVAYILVGLVLVLVATYAIVGHLINDLIHDLADCVLGPKTLDDEDVEAEGVDVEEEHCISIHRRVEMEEVEEREERQGLLPGSRLCEEAGASPAPRSALACSSRETRTSAHNVVFSCPVLPHGTSL